Proteins encoded by one window of Bactrocera oleae isolate idBacOlea1 chromosome 4, idBacOlea1, whole genome shotgun sequence:
- the LOC106627305 gene encoding probable salivary secreted peptide, with the protein MKARTTIALIAFGVLAALVATSIATNTTWGQRGRYDRLLYRTQVVKKSALWRVISVDVEFPRKNAYNPYYITQVVAVDHKRKDGGYVQLRKGGPGFRNVTLHVKSDRNHGLNYTVEVFGN; encoded by the exons atGAAAGCACGCACAACAATAGCGCTCATCGCCTTCGGCGTCTTGGCCGCGTTGGTCGCCACCAGCATTGCCACCAACACCACTTGGGGTCAGCGTGGACGCTACGATCGTCTGCTCTACCGCACACAGGTGGTCAAGAAGTCCGCCTTGTGGCGCGTAATATCGGTGGATGTGGAATTTCCCCGCAAG aACGCTTACAATCCCTACTACATCACCCAGGTGGTGGCTGTGGATCACAAGCGCAAGGATGGCGGCTATGTGCAACTGCGCAAAGGTGGTCCCGGCTTTCGCAACGTAACCCTGCATGTTAAATCGGACCGCAACCATGGCCTGAACTACACAGTTGAAGTGTTCGGCAATTAA